In Achromobacter xylosoxidans A8, a single window of DNA contains:
- a CDS encoding sulfite exporter TauE/SafE family protein: MDSLYVLVAAGAMAAGFVQGLSGFGFGMVAMSFWAWTIDPKLAAAMVVFGSLTGQLLAAFSVRRGFAMAQLLPFVAGGLLGIPLGVKLLPYLDPLMFKALVGGLLAVWCPVMLFATRLPPVTAGGRFADGVVGAMGGVMGGIGGFTGVIPTLWCTLRRFDRDVQRAVIQNFNLSMLVVTMASYVYTGVVTRDMLPLFAVILPAMLVPTLLGTRVYVGISDLAFRRIVLGLLTVSGVALLASSLPGLLA; the protein is encoded by the coding sequence ATGGATTCCTTATATGTGCTGGTCGCGGCGGGCGCCATGGCCGCCGGTTTCGTGCAGGGCCTGTCGGGCTTCGGCTTCGGCATGGTGGCCATGTCGTTCTGGGCCTGGACGATAGATCCGAAGCTCGCCGCCGCCATGGTGGTGTTCGGCTCGCTGACCGGACAATTGCTGGCCGCGTTCAGCGTGCGCCGCGGTTTCGCAATGGCGCAACTGCTGCCCTTCGTGGCGGGCGGACTGCTGGGCATTCCGCTGGGCGTCAAACTGCTGCCGTACCTGGATCCGCTGATGTTCAAGGCGCTGGTCGGCGGACTGCTGGCGGTCTGGTGCCCCGTCATGCTGTTCGCGACGCGCTTGCCGCCCGTCACCGCAGGCGGACGATTCGCCGACGGCGTAGTGGGCGCGATGGGCGGCGTCATGGGCGGTATAGGCGGATTCACTGGCGTCATTCCGACCCTGTGGTGCACCTTGCGCCGCTTCGACCGCGACGTGCAGCGCGCGGTGATCCAGAACTTCAATCTGTCGATGCTGGTCGTGACGATGGCGAGCTACGTCTACACCGGCGTGGTCACGCGCGACATGCTGCCGCTGTTCGCGGTGATCTTGCCGGCGATGCTGGTGCCGACCTTATTGGGCACGCGCGTGTATGTGGGCATCAGCGACCTGGCGTTCCGCCGCATCGTGCTGGGCCTGCTCACCGTCTCGGGCGTGGCGCTGCTGGCGTCATCGCTGCCCGGCCTGCTGGCCTAG
- a CDS encoding AGE family epimerase/isomerase, with the protein MTAAQTNSSLAEHIRALRHHFDSVVLPLWMGQGFNGALGLPFESLDAATGAALPVERYRAMACARQLYVFSEAPGAAAGAHADLLFESLRRVFRDEVHGGWRYSVDAEARPLDETQDLYTHAFIVLACAAYFRRSRNADARKLMLATSSTIEARFKTADGLYHAALSADLSQPLRAPAQNPMMHLTEAYLAAAQVAEPALYAQRLRGLAQGISQFFVHAASQCISEARQGTAGNRLEPGHQFEWLSLVHGSAEVFDGLDLAESLPRAVRWSRRHGVDAGGVVASLDESGAVIDDTRRIWAQTEYLRVLGVLGDLPALEAGLALFRTRFLHAGGWYECLDAEGTVVRADMPSTSPYHLATCLSAMPTVV; encoded by the coding sequence ATGACTGCCGCACAGACCAACTCTTCACTTGCGGAACACATCCGCGCATTACGCCACCATTTTGATTCCGTTGTCCTGCCCCTCTGGATGGGGCAGGGTTTCAATGGCGCGCTCGGTCTGCCTTTTGAATCGCTGGACGCGGCCACTGGCGCTGCGCTGCCGGTTGAGCGCTACCGCGCCATGGCTTGCGCGCGTCAGCTCTACGTATTTTCAGAAGCGCCGGGCGCCGCCGCTGGCGCGCATGCGGACCTGCTGTTCGAGTCGCTGCGGCGGGTGTTCCGCGACGAGGTCCATGGCGGTTGGCGCTACAGCGTGGATGCCGAGGCGCGTCCGCTGGACGAAACGCAGGACCTATACACCCACGCCTTTATCGTGCTGGCTTGCGCGGCCTATTTCCGCCGCAGCCGCAACGCGGATGCGCGCAAGCTCATGCTGGCCACGTCCTCGACCATCGAGGCGCGTTTCAAGACCGCCGATGGGCTGTATCACGCCGCGCTCAGCGCGGACCTGAGCCAGCCGCTGCGCGCGCCCGCGCAGAATCCCATGATGCATCTGACCGAGGCGTATCTGGCGGCAGCCCAGGTCGCGGAGCCGGCGCTGTACGCGCAGCGCCTGCGCGGCCTGGCGCAAGGCATCAGCCAATTCTTTGTACATGCGGCCTCGCAATGCATTTCGGAAGCGCGGCAAGGCACGGCCGGGAACCGGCTGGAGCCCGGGCATCAGTTCGAATGGCTGTCGCTGGTGCATGGCTCGGCCGAGGTGTTCGACGGCCTGGACCTGGCGGAATCACTGCCGCGCGCCGTGCGCTGGTCGCGCCGCCATGGCGTGGACGCGGGCGGAGTGGTGGCATCGCTGGACGAGTCTGGCGCCGTGATCGACGACACGCGCCGGATTTGGGCGCAGACCGAGTATCTGCGGGTACTCGGCGTGCTGGGCGACCTGCCCGCGCTGGAGGCCGGTTTGGCCCTGTTCCGAACGCGTTTCCTGCACGCGGGCGGTTGGTACGAATGTCTGGATGCGGAAGGAACGGTGGTGCGCGCGGACATGCCTTCGACCTCGCCGTACCACCTGGCGACCTGCCTGTCAGCCATGCCGACCGTTGTTTAA
- a CDS encoding LysR substrate-binding domain-containing protein yields the protein MRLHSPSMSELHAFVTAARLGSFTRAAEVLCVTQGAVSRAISRLEAHFGQPLMHRNAHGLTLTETGRRLYDGAQGPLQEIEALSAGLRANDRRLRLTLSTVPTLASAWLVPRLSDFHARHPDIQLGFAAYRRNEDFSGATPDASILSGMPEQWPGWQADYVIGREMVVICHPGRLAARRAQGLWDTPAGLLGEPLLYHSNGVDNWVQWLSAAGVPRASVQLANGFDQVSILVRAVMADMGIAVLQRCLVRDDLQAGRVAAPFPELPIRIARGYHLCAPAQRRDHYALACFRQWLLETAGRDPDVLAAGPG from the coding sequence ATGCGACTGCACTCGCCCTCCATGTCCGAACTGCACGCCTTCGTGACGGCGGCACGCCTGGGCAGCTTCACCCGCGCCGCGGAGGTCCTGTGTGTCACCCAGGGCGCCGTCAGTCGGGCCATCTCGCGCCTGGAAGCGCATTTCGGCCAACCGCTGATGCATCGCAACGCCCATGGCCTGACCCTGACCGAAACCGGGCGCCGCCTGTACGACGGCGCGCAGGGCCCATTGCAGGAAATCGAAGCGCTCAGCGCCGGATTGCGCGCCAACGACCGCCGCCTGCGTCTGACGCTGTCCACGGTGCCGACGCTGGCCAGCGCCTGGCTGGTGCCACGCCTGTCCGACTTTCACGCGCGCCATCCCGATATCCAGCTAGGCTTCGCGGCCTATCGCCGCAACGAGGATTTTTCGGGCGCGACGCCCGACGCCAGCATCCTGTCGGGCATGCCGGAGCAATGGCCGGGTTGGCAGGCGGACTATGTGATCGGACGGGAAATGGTCGTGATATGCCACCCCGGCCGGCTGGCGGCGCGACGCGCGCAAGGGCTCTGGGACACGCCCGCGGGCCTGCTCGGGGAGCCGTTGCTGTATCACTCGAACGGCGTGGACAACTGGGTGCAATGGCTGAGCGCCGCCGGCGTGCCGCGCGCCTCGGTCCAGCTGGCCAATGGCTTTGACCAGGTTTCCATCCTGGTCCGCGCCGTCATGGCCGACATGGGCATCGCCGTCCTGCAGCGTTGCCTGGTCCGCGACGACCTGCAGGCCGGACGCGTGGCGGCTCCGTTTCCCGAGCTGCCCATCCGCATCGCCCGCGGCTACCACTTGTGCGCCCCGGCCCAGCGCCGCGACCATTACGCGCTGGCCTGCTTCCGCCAGTGGTTGCTGGAGACCGCCGGGCGAGACCCGGACGTGTTGGCCGCCGGCCCGGGCTGA
- a CDS encoding Bug family tripartite tricarboxylate transporter substrate binding protein, whose protein sequence is MSRRLLGRSARFALAGMFATLTFAGIAQAADYPARPIKLVVPFAAGGSTDIVARLVAEYAGRDLKQTIVVENKAGAGGSMGMEQVARATPDGYTIGMATMSTHGSNPAVFRKMNYDPVKDFVPVANVVAVPSIFAINPGLPAKNMAEFVALAKKQPERYSFASPGVGSLGHVNIENFMMLSGIKLLHVPYRGAGPALNDVMGGQVDAITDNLSSTLPQVQGGKLRALAVLGAERSPLLPDVPTYIELGYPDMGTGGWFGLVAPAGTPPAVIERLNKAVRAAQDDPEFRKKAEEVGGTLVRTTPQEFEAQIQQALARYAKVAKTANIQAD, encoded by the coding sequence ATGTCCCGCCGTCTTCTGGGCCGGTCCGCGCGCTTCGCGCTCGCCGGCATGTTTGCCACGCTGACCTTCGCCGGCATCGCCCAAGCCGCCGACTATCCCGCCCGCCCCATCAAGCTGGTGGTGCCGTTCGCCGCCGGCGGTTCGACCGACATCGTGGCGCGCCTGGTGGCCGAGTACGCCGGCCGCGACCTGAAGCAGACCATCGTGGTCGAGAACAAGGCCGGCGCCGGCGGTTCCATGGGCATGGAGCAGGTGGCGCGCGCCACGCCCGACGGCTACACCATCGGCATGGCCACGATGAGCACGCACGGCTCGAACCCGGCCGTGTTCCGCAAGATGAACTACGACCCGGTGAAGGATTTCGTGCCGGTGGCCAATGTGGTCGCGGTGCCCAGCATCTTCGCGATCAACCCGGGCCTGCCGGCCAAGAACATGGCCGAATTCGTGGCTCTGGCCAAGAAGCAGCCGGAACGCTACAGCTTCGCCTCGCCGGGCGTGGGCTCGCTGGGCCACGTCAACATCGAGAACTTCATGATGCTGTCCGGCATCAAGCTGCTGCACGTGCCGTACCGCGGCGCGGGTCCGGCGCTCAATGACGTGATGGGCGGGCAGGTGGACGCGATCACCGACAACCTGTCCTCGACCCTGCCGCAGGTGCAGGGCGGCAAGCTGCGCGCGCTGGCCGTGCTGGGCGCCGAACGCTCCCCGCTGTTGCCCGACGTGCCGACCTACATCGAACTGGGCTACCCCGACATGGGCACGGGCGGCTGGTTCGGCCTGGTGGCGCCCGCTGGCACGCCGCCGGCCGTGATCGAACGCCTGAACAAGGCGGTGCGCGCCGCGCAGGATGATCCGGAATTCCGCAAGAAGGCCGAGGAAGTGGGTGGTACGCTGGTGCGCACCACGCCCCAGGAATTCGAGGCGCAGATCCAGCAGGCCCTGGCCCGTTACGCCAAGGTCGCCAAGACCGCCAACATTCAGGCTGATTGA
- a CDS encoding N-formylglutamate amidohydrolase yields the protein MTHADFDAVSVHEPTGPALPLVCDSPHSGERYPDDFGAAATLAQLRQGEDTHVDALWSAAPALGATLIAANFPRVYIDPNRTLQDLDPELLAQPWPEPLDPGEKTRLGKGLIWRRMDRSTPIYDRKLTLAEVRHRIQAYYEPYHAALSQAIQQVRQRFGAVWHLNLHSMPNDAYERLGRQSEHPLADFVLGDRDGTTCEPEFIALIEAALRGKGYTVARNDPYKGVQLIAQIGQPALNRHSLQVEIRRPLYMDEATRERNAGFAPLQADLSDVLEQVAAYVRARQAALA from the coding sequence ATGACCCACGCCGACTTCGACGCTGTTTCCGTACACGAGCCCACGGGCCCGGCCCTGCCGCTGGTCTGCGATTCGCCGCATAGCGGCGAGCGCTATCCGGACGATTTCGGCGCCGCGGCCACCCTGGCGCAGTTGCGCCAGGGCGAGGACACGCATGTGGACGCGTTGTGGTCGGCGGCGCCCGCCCTGGGCGCGACGCTGATCGCCGCGAACTTTCCGCGAGTCTACATCGACCCCAATCGCACGCTGCAGGATCTGGACCCCGAGCTGCTGGCGCAACCCTGGCCCGAACCGTTGGACCCGGGCGAAAAGACCCGCCTGGGCAAGGGCTTGATCTGGCGCAGGATGGACAGGTCCACGCCGATCTACGATCGCAAGCTGACGCTGGCCGAAGTGCGCCACCGCATACAGGCGTACTACGAGCCCTATCACGCGGCCCTGTCGCAGGCGATCCAGCAGGTGCGGCAGCGCTTTGGCGCGGTCTGGCACCTGAACCTGCACTCCATGCCCAACGATGCCTACGAGCGCCTGGGCCGACAGAGCGAGCATCCGCTGGCGGACTTCGTGCTGGGTGACCGCGATGGCACGACCTGCGAGCCCGAGTTCATCGCCCTGATCGAGGCGGCCTTGCGCGGCAAGGGCTATACCGTGGCGCGCAACGACCCGTACAAGGGCGTGCAGCTGATCGCGCAGATCGGCCAGCCGGCCTTGAACCGCCATAGCCTGCAGGTGGAAATCCGCCGTCCGTTGTACATGGACGAGGCTACGCGCGAGCGCAATGCGGGCTTCGCGCCGCTGCAGGCCGACCTGTCCGACGTGCTGGAGCAGGTGGCGGCGTACGTGCGCGCGCGCCAGGCCGCGCTGGCTTAA
- a CDS encoding ABC transporter substrate-binding protein encodes MNTNVHSRTISTRGISRRALLRAAGAAGLAAPLGMLGSRVLASNAAPRTFKIAWSQTAVCQSPVSVALERGFFDKYNLKVERINFSGSTDQLLEAIATGHADGGIGMALRWLKPLEQGFDVKLAVGTHGGCMRLLTAQDSPIKSVNDLKGRRVAVSDQASPVKNFFAIRVAQLGIDPESVDWRQYPQDLFGEVLRKGEVDAIAGDDPLIYTLREDSKLREIATNIEGDYENRTCCVLGLRGDLVRKDPEAAAAIARAVIDAQRWTASNPDETARIFAPYVPGKVPAERVAAILRSHSHGHASTGAALREEIVGYAKDLKTIKVLSAGLDVNKYAQVVVPNVLG; translated from the coding sequence ATGAATACGAACGTCCATTCCCGCACCATCTCCACGCGGGGAATCTCGCGCCGCGCGCTGTTGCGAGCGGCAGGCGCCGCGGGCCTTGCCGCGCCGCTGGGCATGCTGGGCTCGCGCGTGCTGGCCTCCAATGCGGCGCCGCGCACTTTCAAGATTGCATGGAGCCAGACCGCGGTCTGCCAGTCGCCTGTGTCGGTGGCGCTGGAACGCGGATTCTTCGACAAATACAACCTCAAGGTCGAACGCATCAACTTCAGCGGCTCTACCGATCAGCTGCTGGAGGCGATCGCCACCGGCCACGCCGATGGCGGCATCGGCATGGCGCTGCGCTGGTTGAAGCCGCTGGAACAGGGCTTTGACGTGAAGCTGGCCGTGGGCACGCATGGCGGCTGCATGCGCTTGCTGACGGCGCAAGACTCGCCGATCAAGAGCGTCAACGATCTGAAGGGACGCCGCGTGGCGGTGTCTGACCAAGCCAGTCCGGTGAAGAACTTCTTCGCGATCCGCGTGGCGCAGCTGGGCATCGATCCGGAATCGGTGGACTGGCGCCAGTATCCGCAGGACCTGTTCGGCGAAGTCCTGCGCAAGGGTGAGGTCGACGCCATCGCGGGCGATGATCCGTTGATCTACACGCTGCGCGAGGACAGCAAGCTGCGCGAGATCGCCACCAACATCGAGGGCGACTACGAGAACCGCACCTGCTGCGTGCTGGGCCTGCGCGGCGACCTAGTGCGCAAGGATCCCGAGGCCGCGGCAGCCATTGCGCGCGCGGTGATCGACGCGCAGCGCTGGACGGCCTCCAACCCGGACGAGACGGCACGCATCTTCGCGCCCTATGTGCCCGGCAAGGTGCCGGCCGAACGCGTGGCCGCGATCCTGCGCAGCCATAGCCATGGCCATGCCTCGACGGGCGCCGCGTTGCGCGAAGAGATCGTGGGCTATGCCAAGGACCTGAAGACGATCAAGGTGCTGAGCGCGGGCCTGGACGTCAACAAGTACGCGCAAGTGGTGGTGCCCAATGTCCTCGGCTGA
- a CDS encoding ABC transporter permease: MSSADVLHAPAAGANPPARDRRLWKSGIVAAILWAGVGAVTLSWPNVEVGFSSWGYTREFGAAALALALLLLLAAAPGAGQLRAVRALHRAGPWLAALAVAVGAWEIATAKLALLPSPFFAPPQSLIEVYATDYKRLADSLANSLWLLANGFLLGAAAGFLTGVAIGWSRGLGYWVHPVLRFLGPVPSTALLPMAFFFFPSSWSAAVFLIALATWFPVTVLTWSGVAGVNRAYYDVARTMGANEWFLVLRVAIPAALPQVFVGLFMGLGASFSVLVAAEMMGVKSGLGWYLSWAQGWASYANMYGALIVMALVFSGLITLLFLGRDRLLAWQKGVVKW, encoded by the coding sequence ATGTCCTCGGCTGACGTATTGCATGCCCCGGCCGCGGGCGCGAATCCGCCTGCGCGCGACCGGCGCTTGTGGAAGTCTGGCATCGTGGCCGCCATCCTGTGGGCGGGCGTGGGCGCTGTGACGCTGTCATGGCCGAATGTGGAAGTCGGCTTTTCGTCCTGGGGCTATACGCGCGAATTCGGCGCGGCGGCCTTGGCGTTGGCGTTGCTGCTGTTGCTGGCGGCGGCGCCGGGGGCGGGGCAGTTGCGTGCAGTGCGCGCCTTGCACCGCGCGGGCCCCTGGCTCGCGGCCCTGGCCGTGGCAGTGGGCGCCTGGGAGATCGCGACGGCCAAGCTGGCGCTCCTGCCCAGCCCGTTCTTCGCGCCGCCGCAGTCGCTGATCGAGGTCTACGCGACCGACTACAAACGGCTGGCCGACAGCCTGGCGAACTCGCTGTGGCTGCTGGCCAACGGCTTTCTGCTGGGCGCCGCCGCAGGCTTTCTGACCGGCGTGGCCATTGGCTGGTCGCGCGGCCTGGGCTACTGGGTGCATCCGGTGCTGCGTTTCCTGGGGCCGGTGCCGTCCACGGCCTTGCTGCCGATGGCGTTCTTCTTCTTTCCGTCGAGCTGGTCGGCAGCCGTCTTCCTGATCGCGCTGGCCACCTGGTTTCCAGTCACGGTGCTGACCTGGTCGGGCGTGGCCGGCGTGAACCGGGCCTACTACGACGTGGCGCGCACCATGGGCGCCAATGAATGGTTCCTGGTGCTGCGCGTGGCGATCCCGGCGGCCTTGCCGCAGGTATTCGTGGGTCTGTTCATGGGCCTGGGCGCGTCGTTCTCGGTGCTGGTGGCGGCCGAGATGATGGGCGTGAAGTCTGGACTGGGCTGGTACCTGTCGTGGGCCCAGGGATGGGCCTCCTACGCCAATATGTACGGCGCCCTGATCGTGATGGCGCTGGTGTTCTCGGGCCTCATCACCTTGCTGTTCCTGGGACGCGACCGCCTCCTGGCCTGGCAAAAGGGAGTGGTGAAATGGTAG
- a CDS encoding ABC transporter ATP-binding protein, producing the protein MVAAAVSEQQKASGAALAVRGVNHHFDLDGAELPVLDGIDLDVKPGEFVALLGPSGCGKSTLLRLVAGLEPPAEGGLLADGEPITGPSPSRIVVFQDPTLYPWRTVWDNVALGLQARGLLKTQRSRVDEALQRVGLKAFGQAYPHQLSGGMAQRAALARALVNDPRILILDEPLGKLDSLTRIAMQSELVDLWQREGYTALLVTHDVEEALFMATRIVVLSERPARIKDEIVNDLPYPRHRGDPRLAALRHRALALLGLDATW; encoded by the coding sequence ATGGTAGCGGCGGCCGTGTCTGAACAACAGAAAGCATCCGGCGCCGCGCTGGCCGTGCGCGGCGTGAACCATCACTTCGACCTGGATGGTGCGGAGTTGCCAGTGCTGGACGGCATAGACCTGGACGTGAAGCCGGGTGAGTTCGTGGCTTTGCTGGGACCCAGCGGCTGTGGCAAGTCCACGCTGCTGCGCCTGGTCGCGGGCCTGGAGCCTCCGGCCGAAGGCGGCCTGCTGGCGGACGGCGAGCCCATCACGGGACCTTCGCCTTCGCGCATCGTGGTGTTCCAGGATCCGACGTTGTATCCCTGGCGCACGGTGTGGGACAACGTGGCCCTGGGGCTGCAGGCGCGCGGGCTGTTGAAGACGCAGCGCAGCCGGGTGGACGAGGCCTTGCAGCGCGTGGGTCTGAAGGCGTTCGGCCAGGCCTACCCGCACCAGCTGTCCGGCGGCATGGCGCAGCGCGCCGCGCTGGCGCGCGCGCTGGTCAACGATCCGCGCATCCTGATCCTGGACGAGCCGCTGGGCAAGCTCGACTCGCTGACCCGCATCGCCATGCAGTCCGAACTGGTGGACCTGTGGCAACGCGAAGGCTACACGGCCTTGCTGGTCACGCACGATGTGGAGGAGGCGCTGTTCATGGCCACGCGCATCGTAGTGCTGAGCGAGCGGCCGGCGCGGATCAAGGACGAGATCGTCAACGATCTGCCTTACCCCAGGCATCGCGGTGATCCGCGCCTGGCGGCCTTGCGTCATCGCGCGCTGGCCTTGCTGGGGCTGGACGCGACGTGGTGA
- a CDS encoding c-type cytochrome codes for MLLTIGLAALALFLAAAIWRSLVQAPVLAYWPFAWRYDPDLPVSPHTWRQLWLALAQSAAALALLCGALFAKRRRLAWLGAAAALALLTDWPRPQMLLTEAHSSSYQLSPLPFSDANLLQGGRLYQAHCAACHGAAADGRGELAASLPVWPSVLGPALFQNRLEGELHWRIAHGGQEPAGKPVMPAFGATLSADEIWQMLDYLRLRAYGGSGMPAVAAPVVDIVCRDGRATRLSGLRGLPLRVMAQVPDASDEPQDPRLLTVALTRGETLDVAADCVAAGVDAWNAYALAAGVLPGELAGAQFMVDRQGWLRARRLPGAAPAWTSADEVCGPGGRMEGATARGLGELLMAMDRAPIAIRDTRREH; via the coding sequence GTGCTGCTGACGATCGGATTGGCCGCGTTGGCGCTGTTCCTGGCCGCAGCGATCTGGAGGTCGCTGGTCCAGGCTCCCGTACTGGCCTACTGGCCGTTCGCGTGGCGCTACGACCCGGACCTGCCCGTGAGTCCGCACACTTGGCGCCAGCTGTGGCTGGCGTTGGCGCAGTCGGCGGCGGCGCTGGCCTTGCTGTGCGGCGCGTTGTTCGCCAAGCGCCGGCGATTGGCATGGCTGGGCGCCGCCGCCGCGCTGGCGCTGCTGACCGACTGGCCGCGTCCGCAGATGTTGCTGACCGAGGCGCACAGTTCCTCCTATCAGCTTTCACCGCTGCCGTTTTCCGACGCCAACCTGCTGCAAGGCGGGCGGCTGTACCAGGCGCATTGCGCCGCATGCCATGGTGCGGCAGCCGATGGACGGGGCGAGCTCGCGGCCAGCCTGCCGGTGTGGCCCAGCGTGCTGGGACCGGCCCTGTTCCAGAACCGGTTGGAAGGGGAGCTGCACTGGCGCATCGCGCATGGCGGCCAGGAGCCTGCCGGCAAGCCCGTGATGCCCGCGTTCGGTGCAACGTTGAGTGCTGACGAGATTTGGCAGATGCTGGACTATCTGCGCTTGCGGGCCTATGGCGGCAGCGGCATGCCGGCAGTCGCTGCGCCGGTCGTCGATATCGTCTGCCGCGACGGTCGGGCGACCCGGCTCAGCGGCTTGCGCGGACTGCCCCTGCGGGTGATGGCGCAGGTACCGGACGCGTCCGACGAGCCGCAAGATCCGCGTCTGCTGACCGTGGCGCTGACGCGCGGCGAGACCCTGGACGTGGCTGCAGATTGCGTGGCTGCGGGCGTGGACGCCTGGAACGCCTACGCGCTGGCGGCGGGTGTGCTGCCCGGTGAACTGGCGGGCGCGCAGTTCATGGTCGACCGCCAGGGTTGGCTGCGCGCGCGCCGCCTGCCAGGCGCGGCGCCGGCCTGGACCAGCGCGGACGAGGTTTGCGGGCCGGGCGGGCGGATGGAGGGGGCGACGGCCCGAGGGCTGGGTGAGCTGCTGATGGCAATGGACCGTGCGCCCATTGCGATTCGAGATACGCGCCGCGAGCACTAG